A portion of the Marinobacter alexandrii genome contains these proteins:
- the murQ gene encoding N-acetylmuramic acid 6-phosphate etherase gives MTKKSLTESDSNYDHLEKMNVSELLTNINEEDKKVALEVEKCIPQIENLINHIVPRMKKGGRLFYIGAGTSGRLGIVDASECPPTFGVSHDLVVGIIAGGDSAIRKAVEFAEDDERQGWEDLKFLGIKDNDSVIGIAASGRTPYVIGALKEARANGILTGCITCNENTRLAETSEYPIEALVGPEFVTGSTRMKAGTSQKLILNMISTTLMIQLGHVEGNKMVDMQLSNEKLVDRGIKMIMEKLQTSEEKAQSLLEKHGSIRAVLDSNR, from the coding sequence ATGACTAAAAAATCACTTACAGAATCTGATTCAAATTATGATCATTTAGAAAAAATGAATGTGAGTGAACTATTGACTAATATCAATGAGGAGGATAAGAAAGTAGCATTAGAAGTAGAAAAATGTATTCCTCAAATCGAGAACCTGATCAATCACATTGTTCCACGAATGAAAAAAGGTGGAAGACTCTTTTATATTGGAGCAGGCACTAGTGGAAGATTGGGTATAGTAGATGCCTCTGAGTGTCCGCCAACGTTTGGAGTGTCACATGATTTAGTAGTTGGGATTATTGCTGGTGGCGATAGCGCTATACGTAAGGCTGTTGAGTTTGCAGAAGACGATGAACGTCAAGGTTGGGAAGATTTAAAATTTTTAGGTATTAAGGATAACGACTCTGTAATAGGAATAGCAGCATCAGGCCGTACGCCATATGTAATTGGTGCACTAAAAGAAGCTCGCGCTAATGGAATTCTTACAGGATGTATCACATGCAATGAAAATACACGGTTAGCCGAAACATCGGAGTATCCAATTGAAGCCCTGGTTGGGCCAGAATTTGTAACTGGAAGCACCAGAATGAAAGCTGGCACGAGTCAGAAACTTATTCTTAATATGATTTCTACAACTCTGATGATCCAACTAGGCCATGTAGAGGGGAATAAAATGGTGGATATGCAATTGAGTAATGAGAAGTTGGTCGATAGAGGAATCAAAATGATCATGGAGAAACTTCAGACTTCAGAAGAAAAAGCACAATCACTCCTCGAAAAGCATGGCTCAATCAGAGCAGTACTCGATTCTAACAGATAA
- a CDS encoding Gfo/Idh/MocA family oxidoreductase, which yields MNKIRVGIIGCGRIAQRHAGHIAKLGELAAVCDVSIDKAQKLGEEYEIPFFSSVDQFLSFKDMDVVAVCSPNGLHAEHSIASLNSGFHVLCEKPMAINSMDCEEMIKTAEKRNKRLFIVKQNRFNPAIEAVKEKIDKGDLGNIYSIQLNCFWNRNFEYYKNSGWKGTAQLDGGTLFTQYSHFIDLLYWMIGDVEKTSAMIQNYAHDEVIEFEDTGVVSLKFKNGVLGTINYTVNAFAKNMEGSITIFGEKGTVKVGGQYLNKLEYQSFEGEEIGTLKEGNPANEYGEYQGSMSNHDRVYENLIAVLNGEGSIATNGLEGLKTVEIIEKIYKSANA from the coding sequence ATGAATAAAATAAGGGTTGGTATAATTGGCTGTGGAAGAATAGCACAGCGACACGCTGGGCATATAGCTAAATTGGGAGAGTTGGCAGCAGTCTGTGATGTGTCAATTGATAAGGCTCAAAAACTCGGAGAGGAGTATGAAATACCTTTTTTTTCATCAGTTGATCAATTTCTAAGTTTTAAGGATATGGATGTCGTTGCTGTTTGTTCACCAAACGGACTTCATGCAGAACATTCAATTGCTTCGTTGAACTCAGGATTTCATGTCTTGTGCGAAAAGCCAATGGCTATTAATTCTATGGATTGTGAGGAAATGATCAAGACGGCTGAAAAGCGCAATAAGCGACTTTTCATTGTCAAGCAAAATAGATTTAACCCAGCAATAGAAGCAGTAAAGGAAAAAATAGATAAAGGAGATTTGGGCAATATTTATTCAATTCAGCTGAATTGCTTTTGGAATAGAAACTTTGAATACTACAAGAATTCTGGTTGGAAGGGAACTGCGCAGTTAGATGGAGGAACACTTTTCACACAATACAGTCATTTTATCGATCTTTTATACTGGATGATTGGCGATGTAGAAAAAACATCAGCTATGATCCAAAACTATGCGCATGATGAGGTGATTGAATTTGAGGATACAGGAGTTGTTTCATTGAAGTTTAAAAACGGTGTTTTAGGGACAATAAATTATACAGTGAATGCTTTTGCTAAAAACATGGAAGGGTCAATTACCATATTTGGCGAAAAGGGTACCGTGAAAGTTGGAGGCCAATATTTGAATAAGTTGGAATATCAATCTTTTGAAGGAGAAGAAATTGGAACGCTGAAAGAAGGAAACCCCGCCAATGAGTATGGCGAATATCAGGGAAGCATGAGTAACCACGATCGAGTGTATGAAAACCTAATAGCCGTATTAAATGGAGAAGGAAGCATTGCTACGAATGGTTTAGAAGGGTTGAAGACTGTTGAAATCATTGAGAAAATTTATAAGTCAGCAAATGCCTAA
- a CDS encoding carboxypeptidase regulatory-like domain-containing protein: MKKFLLILILSIFGASAFAQGVTTASMNGKVVDNNGEALIGATVIVLHQPSGTQYGNVTDVNGSFRILNMRIGGPYKITVSYVGFDTQAIEGINLGLGEKRNLDFTLAENSQTLAEVVVTSQTDDLINSGRTGASTNVSNQTINQNPSINRSIEDFVRLTPQAASGVGNGGTSIAGSNSRYNNVTIDGAINNDAFGLNADGLPGSSAGAEPISLDAIEEISILVAPYDVTKGSFTGGGINAVTRSGTNNYEGSAYYFVRNESLAGKTLGDDPIRQSPFFNKQYGARIGGPIIKDKLFFFANVEKQVAESPIQINLVSQDELNAFGGNVPSNISNISSETAQAVSDYLFTNYGYEAGTFGSLTPKSENTKLFGKIDYNINANHQISVRHSYLKATDENIGRSQNFLQFSNNGYLNDVISNSTIVELRSRFGDNKSNNLIIGYTSTNRERNLDDYGGLFPQVEIDTDDGNTIIAGSQRSSVGNRLEQGIGQLTNNFTIFKNRHTITIGTHNEFFKIFNSFVNRYPGHFEYDGLDNFFNDQLGPNGRFRVRYSLDYYNDRFQPVDLRFLQTGFYVQDEFDYSDKLKLTAGLRVDIPFFLDEPTANPAFEQEFNRRTNDLPNGQLLWSPRVGFNYDVNGDKSIQLRGGVGIFTGRVPFVWISNAYTNAGATTARADERISRGGNNVSLSSDGNRTYEAYIADILGVDVDDPSVRQEIENRQANAPTSQIDAIDDDFKLPQQLRANLAIDAKLPWGMTGTFEAIYSKTINAIQYQNLQLQPSDGTIATESNRPTFPGSSVSNNFGDVFLLTNTNKGHQYSFTTQLTKSWSNNLFAMLGYTYGVSKDVNGGTHTTANSGWEFNPTPGNPNAADLSFSVWDLRHRIVGNANYKFEYSEITSTSLGVFFSAQSGSPFSYIVDGDLNGDGSFGNDQAYIPASQDEILFGEEGAAFDAATQNATWAELNAFIERDDYLSENRGKIAERNGARTPWTALIDVRFMQEFKLKTGNSVNRLQFTVDIENFANFLNKDWGKQYFVNFNTYELLQYEGTETGTGRPLYTYSDRDTAWEVNNTASIWRMQVGLRYIFGD, encoded by the coding sequence ATGAAGAAATTTTTACTAATCCTGATACTTTCCATATTTGGAGCGTCAGCTTTTGCACAAGGCGTGACAACAGCTTCAATGAATGGTAAAGTTGTCGACAATAACGGAGAAGCACTGATTGGTGCCACCGTGATCGTGTTACATCAGCCTTCCGGTACGCAGTATGGAAACGTTACAGATGTAAATGGTTCCTTCCGAATTCTAAATATGAGAATCGGTGGGCCTTATAAGATAACCGTTTCTTATGTTGGTTTTGACACTCAAGCCATAGAAGGAATTAATCTTGGTTTAGGAGAAAAGAGAAACTTAGATTTTACCCTAGCAGAAAACTCTCAAACGTTAGCAGAAGTTGTCGTTACGTCACAAACTGATGATTTGATTAACTCAGGGAGGACTGGAGCTTCGACAAATGTTTCTAATCAAACAATCAATCAAAACCCTTCGATCAATCGATCCATTGAAGATTTTGTGAGACTTACACCTCAGGCAGCCTCAGGTGTTGGAAACGGAGGTACTTCAATTGCAGGTAGCAATAGTAGATATAATAATGTGACTATTGATGGAGCTATCAATAATGACGCTTTCGGACTTAATGCAGATGGTCTACCAGGAAGTAGTGCAGGGGCAGAGCCGATATCACTTGACGCAATCGAAGAAATTTCGATCCTAGTAGCACCTTACGATGTGACAAAAGGATCATTTACAGGAGGAGGAATCAATGCAGTTACAAGAAGTGGTACAAACAACTATGAAGGTTCAGCTTACTATTTTGTTAGAAATGAGAGTTTAGCAGGTAAAACATTAGGGGATGATCCTATTAGACAATCTCCGTTCTTCAATAAGCAATACGGTGCACGAATAGGAGGTCCAATAATAAAGGATAAGCTATTCTTTTTTGCCAATGTTGAGAAACAAGTAGCCGAAAGTCCAATCCAGATTAACCTTGTCTCTCAAGATGAACTAAATGCATTTGGCGGGAATGTTCCTTCGAATATTTCAAATATTAGTTCTGAAACGGCACAAGCAGTCAGTGATTACCTATTCACTAACTATGGTTACGAAGCGGGTACTTTTGGATCTCTTACTCCAAAGTCTGAAAATACTAAGCTTTTTGGTAAGATAGACTACAACATAAACGCCAATCATCAGATTAGTGTGAGACATAGCTATTTGAAAGCAACGGATGAAAATATCGGAAGAAGTCAAAACTTCCTACAGTTTTCAAATAACGGGTACTTAAATGATGTGATAAGTAACTCTACTATTGTGGAACTTCGATCAAGGTTTGGTGATAATAAGTCAAACAACTTAATTATTGGTTATACCTCAACGAACAGAGAGCGGAATCTTGATGATTATGGCGGGCTATTTCCTCAGGTAGAAATCGATACAGATGATGGAAATACGATTATAGCAGGAAGCCAGAGAAGCTCTGTTGGAAACAGACTTGAGCAAGGTATTGGTCAGTTGACAAACAACTTCACTATTTTCAAAAATAGACATACGATCACAATAGGTACTCATAACGAGTTTTTCAAGATCTTTAACTCTTTCGTAAACAGATATCCTGGCCACTTTGAATACGATGGCTTGGATAACTTCTTTAACGATCAACTAGGTCCGAATGGAAGGTTCAGAGTAAGATATTCTCTTGACTATTACAATGATCGATTCCAGCCTGTAGACCTAAGGTTCCTTCAAACAGGATTTTATGTACAAGATGAGTTTGATTATTCAGACAAGTTGAAATTGACAGCAGGATTGAGAGTAGATATTCCATTCTTCCTTGATGAGCCTACTGCCAATCCAGCATTTGAGCAGGAATTTAATAGAAGAACAAACGATCTACCAAACGGTCAGTTACTTTGGTCTCCGAGAGTTGGATTCAACTATGATGTAAATGGCGATAAAAGCATTCAGTTAAGAGGAGGAGTAGGAATCTTTACAGGTCGAGTGCCATTTGTATGGATTTCAAACGCCTATACAAATGCAGGAGCTACAACTGCTCGGGCGGATGAAAGAATAAGCAGAGGTGGTAATAACGTATCTCTATCTTCAGATGGAAATAGAACCTATGAGGCTTATATAGCAGATATATTGGGTGTAGATGTTGATGATCCGTCGGTAAGACAAGAGATTGAGAACAGGCAAGCCAACGCCCCTACATCTCAGATAGATGCAATTGATGATGATTTTAAATTGCCCCAACAATTGAGAGCAAACCTTGCAATTGATGCTAAGTTACCATGGGGAATGACTGGTACGTTTGAAGCTATCTATTCAAAGACCATCAATGCAATTCAGTATCAGAACCTTCAATTGCAGCCTTCTGATGGCACAATAGCTACAGAAAGTAACAGGCCTACATTTCCTGGATCTTCAGTTAGCAACAACTTTGGAGATGTATTTCTGTTGACCAACACAAACAAAGGACATCAGTACAGTTTTACTACGCAGCTAACCAAATCTTGGAGTAACAATCTTTTTGCTATGCTTGGTTATACATATGGCGTATCTAAAGATGTTAATGGTGGTACACATACAACAGCTAACTCAGGATGGGAATTTAACCCAACCCCTGGTAATCCGAACGCTGCAGATTTAAGTTTTTCCGTATGGGACTTGAGACATAGAATAGTAGGAAACGCGAATTATAAGTTCGAGTACTCTGAAATTACTTCTACCTCATTAGGTGTGTTCTTTAGTGCTCAGTCTGGATCTCCTTTTAGCTACATAGTAGATGGAGATCTAAACGGTGATGGTTCGTTTGGAAACGATCAAGCATACATTCCTGCTAGCCAAGATGAAATTCTGTTTGGAGAAGAGGGAGCAGCATTTGATGCTGCGACGCAAAATGCCACATGGGCGGAGTTGAATGCTTTCATAGAGAGAGATGATTACCTAAGTGAAAATAGAGGTAAGATCGCAGAGAGAAATGGCGCACGTACTCCGTGGACGGCTCTAATTGACGTAAGATTCATGCAAGAATTTAAGTTGAAAACAGGTAACTCTGTGAATAGACTACAATTCACCGTTGACATTGAAAATTTTGCAAACTTCCTAAACAAGGATTGGGGTAAGCAGTACTTTGTGAATTTTAATACTTATGAGCTTCTTCAGTACGAAGGAACTGAAACAGGAACAGGAAGGCCTCTCTATACATATTCAGATAGAGACACTGCTTGGGAAGTTAATAACACTGCTTCAATTTGGAGAATGCAAGTTGGTTTAAGATATATCTTCGGGGACTAA
- a CDS encoding MBL fold metallo-hydrolase: MKVTFLGTGTSQGVPVIGCKCNVCTSLDFRDNRLRSSILVEMNDVHMVVDTGPDFRQQMLRERVDKLDAVLFTHEHKDHTAGMDDIRSYNFSQKKDMPIYGRAKVLNQLKQEFSYIFSGRKYPGIPKVDLNELDGKPFKIAGNKIIPIEVMHHKLPVYGFRFGDFTYITDANFISEDEKNKIKGSKIIVLNALQKEDHISHYTLSEAIELIKELNPEKGYLTHISHRLGLHMDVSKELPENIEIAWDGLQLSLND, from the coding sequence GTGAAGGTCACCTTTCTTGGTACCGGTACTTCACAAGGTGTACCTGTCATTGGTTGTAAATGCAACGTTTGTACATCTCTAGACTTTAGAGATAACAGATTAAGATCATCCATTTTAGTAGAAATGAACGATGTGCATATGGTAGTAGATACCGGACCAGATTTTCGTCAACAGATGCTTCGTGAACGGGTTGATAAATTAGATGCTGTACTTTTTACACATGAACATAAAGACCATACCGCCGGGATGGACGACATTAGAAGCTATAACTTCAGTCAGAAAAAGGACATGCCTATTTATGGCAGAGCCAAAGTCCTAAACCAGTTAAAGCAGGAATTTTCTTACATATTTTCTGGAAGAAAGTATCCTGGAATCCCTAAAGTTGATTTAAATGAGCTAGATGGTAAACCATTTAAGATTGCCGGAAATAAGATTATTCCAATTGAAGTGATGCACCATAAATTGCCTGTTTATGGTTTTCGTTTTGGCGATTTCACCTATATCACAGATGCCAATTTCATCTCGGAAGATGAAAAGAATAAAATAAAAGGATCAAAGATTATTGTACTTAATGCACTCCAAAAAGAAGACCACATTAGCCACTATACATTAAGCGAAGCTATTGAACTGATAAAGGAACTTAACCCAGAAAAAGGATATCTAACACATATCAGTCATCGACTTGGACTTCACATGGATGTTTCAAAAGAGCTTCCTGAGAATATTGAAATAGCTTGGGATGGATTGCAATTGTCTCTGAACGATTAA
- a CDS encoding PAS domain S-box protein, producing MAEVENDINQLKNKIANLQAQLDNTQRDYYTLVEKTNQNLKDLFDNSNDLITIFKKTGEIRFANEAVKNKLTYTEDEITDLKFLEVVHPDYRRGTLENILKITAGSRFERFETVLISKTGKNIYVTGKLTSVFENDEPVEYRCVFYDITERIRAESAQSLYYQIANITITENDLEQLYKNIYHQLHQMLRVYNFHISLKEGKKYRSIFYINEKAKEQELTFDVDQTLMEYTIQRDRSLIVYKDGIEKISQQTGVAFEDPIPKIWLGVIIRTASEIGVMSICSYKDQSAFNNKDLELLDYIGGQISLAMERQHKEEKIENQAATLGAIFDSSTHEIWSVDKKFRFTSFNQNYEIAFKKYYGFPPRIGQSIREVSGDSLSLEVKDFWVEKYTEAFQGKFINFQTHTLNKERKMVWREVFVNPIFLPNGRIEELSVIANDITEKKESESAIIESEEKFRTIFESFQDIYFRCDTEGKVTMISPSVQEVLGYEPASVINTSILDFADKKTQVVEIGKRINKEKRIRNVEGTLKTIKGKKLQFFFNIRLINKDDGDLEIEGVARDVSKLKETNEELMRAKEMAERSLKIKERFLANMSHEIRTPMNGIIGMIDLLASTRLNGEQSEYVKTINKSSQTLLNILNDILDLSKIEAGKMDLRQQPVHLVKTIEKVYDLFSQQASSKDNNLFYHIDESIPEWILGDETRMIQVLSNLTSNAIKFSESKGNINMSIRLIKKRGKQFVFKVSIKDSGIGISGEDQKSLFQSFHQLDNSSSKNFGGTGLGLAISRELVKSMQGEIGVVSTPGLGSTFWFTFMAEEISADKVEEIKPDKPFTKEFTGKQPKILLVDDNDVNRKVASSIMLKSGCNVIEAIDGFDAIEKVSKEGFDLIFMDIQMPKMDGIQATHEVRKINGGSNTPIIAMTAYSMEEDRERFLNAGLDDYLAKPIKADMLIDKIKKWVEFDPIEVSIESLNEETEDLPINQNTLNQLAKFGGQELIEATLIEFEEEAEVLVKNIEKFLNEEEYEKMRGELHTLKGNAGTLGVEKLSKQAATIEKRLKENKFEGLEREVQLLKYLFKEFKESSQNLLVTDE from the coding sequence ATGGCCGAGGTGGAAAACGATATTAATCAACTGAAGAACAAAATTGCGAATCTTCAGGCTCAGTTAGATAATACTCAGCGTGACTATTATACACTTGTCGAAAAGACCAATCAAAATCTCAAGGATCTATTTGACAACTCGAATGACCTTATTACCATATTCAAAAAAACAGGAGAAATAAGATTTGCGAATGAAGCTGTGAAAAACAAGCTCACATATACCGAAGATGAAATTACAGATCTCAAATTTCTAGAAGTCGTCCATCCTGACTACCGTAGAGGAACCCTCGAAAACATTCTTAAAATAACAGCGGGAAGTCGGTTTGAAAGATTTGAAACAGTTTTAATTTCAAAAACAGGTAAAAATATTTATGTGACTGGTAAGCTTACTTCAGTCTTTGAGAATGACGAACCGGTAGAATACAGGTGTGTATTCTACGACATTACTGAACGAATTAGAGCTGAAAGTGCCCAAAGTCTTTATTACCAGATTGCCAATATTACTATTACAGAAAATGATCTAGAACAACTATACAAAAACATCTATCATCAACTGCACCAGATGTTGAGAGTATACAACTTCCATATCTCTTTAAAAGAGGGTAAAAAATATCGCAGCATATTCTACATCAACGAAAAGGCCAAAGAGCAAGAGCTCACATTTGATGTGGATCAAACGCTCATGGAATATACTATCCAAAGAGATCGGTCTTTGATTGTTTATAAAGACGGAATAGAGAAAATAAGTCAGCAAACCGGTGTTGCGTTTGAAGATCCTATTCCAAAGATATGGCTTGGTGTTATTATCAGAACCGCCTCTGAGATAGGCGTTATGTCAATTTGCAGCTACAAAGATCAAAGTGCTTTTAATAATAAAGACCTTGAACTTCTTGATTATATAGGTGGTCAAATAAGCCTGGCGATGGAACGTCAGCATAAAGAAGAAAAAATTGAAAATCAAGCTGCTACTCTGGGGGCAATTTTCGATAGTAGTACGCATGAAATTTGGTCGGTGGATAAAAAATTTAGATTTACTTCATTCAACCAGAACTATGAAATTGCTTTCAAAAAATATTACGGATTTCCTCCAAGAATAGGGCAAAGTATAAGGGAAGTTTCTGGAGACAGTCTAAGCTTAGAAGTAAAAGATTTCTGGGTAGAGAAATATACGGAAGCTTTTCAAGGAAAATTTATCAATTTCCAAACACATACCCTTAACAAAGAAAGAAAGATGGTCTGGCGAGAAGTATTCGTTAACCCTATCTTTCTTCCTAATGGAAGAATTGAAGAGCTTTCTGTCATTGCGAATGACATCACCGAAAAAAAGGAATCTGAAAGTGCTATAATTGAAAGTGAAGAAAAGTTTAGAACTATTTTCGAGTCGTTTCAAGATATTTACTTTAGGTGTGACACAGAAGGAAAAGTCACTATGATTAGTCCTTCTGTACAAGAGGTGTTGGGGTATGAACCAGCCAGTGTAATTAATACAAGCATCTTAGATTTTGCGGATAAAAAAACGCAAGTTGTAGAGATCGGCAAAAGAATTAATAAGGAAAAGAGAATACGAAATGTTGAAGGCACGTTAAAAACAATTAAGGGGAAAAAACTGCAATTCTTCTTCAATATCCGACTCATAAATAAAGATGATGGTGATTTAGAAATAGAAGGTGTAGCCAGAGACGTATCCAAGCTGAAGGAAACCAATGAGGAATTGATGCGAGCTAAGGAAATGGCTGAAAGATCCCTTAAAATCAAAGAACGTTTTCTTGCCAACATGAGCCATGAGATTCGAACTCCAATGAATGGAATCATTGGTATGATTGATCTTCTTGCAAGTACACGTCTAAATGGTGAGCAATCAGAGTACGTCAAGACAATTAACAAGTCTTCCCAAACTCTTCTCAATATTCTTAACGACATTTTGGATCTATCCAAAATTGAAGCTGGGAAAATGGATCTTCGCCAACAACCTGTTCACTTAGTAAAGACTATTGAAAAGGTGTACGATCTATTTTCTCAGCAAGCCTCTTCAAAAGACAATAACCTATTCTATCACATTGATGAAAGTATTCCAGAGTGGATCTTGGGTGATGAGACAAGAATGATTCAGGTACTATCCAATCTAACTTCTAACGCTATTAAATTCAGCGAGAGTAAGGGGAATATTAATATGAGTATCCGGCTGATTAAGAAACGAGGAAAACAGTTTGTTTTCAAAGTTTCAATCAAAGATTCAGGCATTGGGATTTCAGGTGAAGATCAAAAAAGTTTATTTCAGAGCTTCCATCAACTTGATAATAGTAGTTCTAAAAATTTCGGAGGTACGGGTCTAGGTCTGGCTATTTCACGTGAACTTGTAAAATCAATGCAAGGTGAAATTGGAGTAGTATCCACTCCTGGGCTAGGCAGCACCTTTTGGTTCACTTTTATGGCAGAGGAAATATCTGCTGATAAAGTAGAAGAAATAAAACCTGATAAACCATTTACAAAAGAATTTACTGGGAAACAACCCAAAATACTCCTCGTTGATGATAACGATGTAAATCGAAAAGTAGCGAGTAGTATTATGCTAAAGTCTGGATGTAATGTGATTGAAGCCATTGATGGGTTTGATGCTATCGAAAAGGTTAGTAAAGAAGGTTTTGACCTTATCTTTATGGATATTCAGATGCCAAAAATGGATGGCATTCAAGCTACTCATGAGGTTAGAAAGATTAATGGAGGATCAAATACTCCAATCATTGCGATGACTGCCTATTCTATGGAAGAAGACAGAGAGCGTTTTTTAAATGCTGGCCTGGATGATTACCTAGCTAAGCCCATAAAAGCGGATATGCTAATAGACAAAATCAAGAAGTGGGTAGAATTTGATCCTATTGAAGTTTCAATTGAATCTTTAAATGAAGAAACAGAAGATCTCCCAATTAATCAGAACACACTTAATCAGCTGGCTAAGTTTGGTGGACAAGAGCTCATTGAAGCTACCTTGATAGAATTTGAAGAAGAGGCCGAAGTGCTGGTAAAAAACATAGAAAAATTCCTTAACGAAGAAGAATATGAAAAAATGAGAGGGGAATTACACACACTAAAGGGCAATGCTGGCACTTTAGGAGTAGAAAAATTATCTAAACAAGCTGCGACTATTGAAAAAAGGTTAAAAGAAAATAAATTTGAAGGATTGGAGAGAGAAGTTCAATTGCTGAAATACCTTTTTAAAGAGTTTAAAGAAAGTAGCCAAAACCTATTAGTCACCGATGAGTAA
- the miaA gene encoding tRNA (adenosine(37)-N6)-dimethylallyltransferase MiaA — protein sequence MANSSNPLLISIVGPTAVGKTGLSIKLAQWLNTEIISADSRQFYREMMIGTAKPTPQELSLVPHHFIDSHSIVEVYNAGEFGRDASKKIEEISKENPIVLAVGGSGLYLKALWEGFDDMPEINSEIRNQLNNEFEDGGLEELLKELKREDLTYYKEVDENNSQRIIRALEVIRTTSKPFSSFRKKIKKGVPYQNLKIGLHMDRELLFEKINYRMDLMIKDGLFEEAENLYEFKAHNALQTVGYSEIFRFMNGEYDKEEAVRLLKRNSRRYAKRQLTWFRRDEDIHWFNPNQEDEIKSLIKTKIH from the coding sequence ATGGCAAATTCGAGTAACCCCTTATTAATATCTATCGTTGGTCCTACCGCCGTTGGAAAGACGGGACTTTCCATCAAGTTAGCTCAATGGCTAAACACAGAAATTATATCTGCGGATTCACGCCAATTTTATAGAGAAATGATGATCGGAACCGCAAAACCTACTCCTCAAGAACTCTCTTTAGTTCCGCATCATTTTATCGATTCTCATTCAATTGTCGAGGTTTATAATGCGGGTGAGTTTGGTCGTGATGCATCAAAAAAGATTGAAGAGATTAGTAAAGAAAATCCTATTGTGCTTGCTGTTGGAGGTTCAGGGCTTTATCTGAAAGCATTATGGGAAGGTTTTGATGATATGCCTGAAATAAATTCTGAAATAAGGAATCAATTAAATAATGAATTTGAAGATGGTGGGTTAGAAGAACTACTAAAGGAACTAAAAAGAGAAGATCTAACATATTACAAAGAAGTAGATGAAAATAATAGTCAAAGAATCATAAGAGCCTTAGAAGTTATTAGAACGACAAGTAAACCTTTTTCATCTTTTCGGAAAAAGATAAAAAAAGGCGTACCCTATCAGAATCTGAAGATTGGACTACATATGGATAGAGAGCTTCTTTTTGAGAAAATTAATTATCGTATGGATCTTATGATAAAGGATGGACTATTTGAAGAAGCGGAAAACCTATATGAGTTTAAAGCTCACAATGCTTTGCAAACAGTAGGATACTCCGAAATATTCCGATTTATGAATGGTGAATATGATAAAGAAGAAGCTGTTAGGTTATTGAAGAGAAATAGCAGACGCTATGCAAAACGTCAATTGACATGGTTTAGGAGAGATGAGGATATCCATTGGTTCAATCCTAATCAAGAAGATGAAATCAAATCCCTAATTAAGACTAAAATTCATTGA
- a CDS encoding response regulator yields MSKKIIVAEDSSVIQNLTKKILSQLNYEISSVKNGQQVLDLLDKQEFDMVLLDIHMPIMDGMECAKQIRNLSGSNKNIPIVAITGNANNYTMENFKEVGINAFIPKPLNYDSVVEMVKKYTDDD; encoded by the coding sequence ATGAGTAAAAAAATAATAGTAGCTGAAGATAGCAGCGTAATACAAAATCTGACAAAGAAGATTCTCTCGCAGCTTAACTACGAGATTTCGTCCGTTAAAAACGGTCAACAAGTTCTTGATTTGCTGGATAAACAGGAATTCGATATGGTATTGTTAGACATTCATATGCCCATTATGGACGGAATGGAATGTGCCAAACAAATCAGAAATCTTTCAGGAAGCAACAAAAACATTCCAATTGTTGCCATCACCGGGAATGCAAATAATTATACCATGGAGAATTTTAAGGAAGTTGGTATTAATGCATTTATCCCCAAACCTCTCAACTATGACTCAGTTGTAGAGATGGTGAAAAAATACACGGATGACGATTAA